The nucleotide sequence AGAACATAATTGGGTTGCGAGATTCCCAGACAAACGGTCGATAGAGCGTTACGAAAACGGCTTGGGGAGCTACACTAGCTATGCTGCCAAGACTTCCATCTAACTTGCCAATGTTGTAGCCAGAGCCTTGGTCTTTCGTCCGGCTATACAGGGCCTGCTGGGTGATTCTGCTTCGCTCGCCAATTTTGTCTACGTCGAAACGTTCGTCTCCTTCCGTAAGATTTACGGAACCGAAGTAACCCACTGTCAGGCCAACTACAACAAAAAATGGCTTAAGCAGGCTGCGAAGGAATGCATTACTAATACGTTGGCTGTTTTCGTTGAATACCCAGAAAAGCGCTGGAGCTAAGAATGACATCAGGATGTACACCTTGATCATAATTAAGAGGTACGCTCCAACTCCCCCGAATAAAGCGGCCCGCAGAATATTACGTTTCAGAATAAGCCCATAATAAAAGCCATAAAAAACCCATCCTAGCGCGCCCAGACACAGGGAGTCTTTCATCAAACCAGAGCCCCAGAAAAACACAGAAGGTAAAAAGAATGCCGCTGTAGCTAATTGTTTATAAGCAGCAGGATACAATCTGATAAAAACAATGTACATAGCCCACACACCGGTGAAGCTTATTAGTGCAAAAAATAACGCAAGAACAGTATAACAGTTAAAGCAAAGTAGCCCTAGCCAAGCTACAATTCGCACCACAAAAAACTCCGTATTGTCGCCGCCACTGGCGCCAAACCAAAACATGCGAGCCGTGTAGCGCGTGATTTCAGGAGAATTTTCACTTGCAGTGATAAGCTTCAAACCAGTGCTAAACGATTCCTTGAAGGCTTCGTTGATGATTGTAGCATGGTAGTGATAATTGAAGGTGTCACCCCCGCCGTAGTAAAACTGATAGATCAGTCCTAATGCAATAGCTCCAACAAATTTCAGTGTAAGAGCTGGAATGAAATATTTTACAGTGAAAACGTTCGTGACCTTCGGTCGTATGGCATACGCTAGCGCATAGAAGAGCACTAGATAGAAAGGTGTAATGAACAGATCCTGGAGTTGCATAGGCGCTAGGGGGTAAGCCTACTTCTTGTTTTTCTTCAGATAAGCCCTTGCCTCCCGGTAAGCAGCCGATTTATTGTCGGCAATGTCCCGCACGATGGTATAGTAGCGGCGAGCAGCGGCAGTATCTTTCTCCTTCTCAGCTATGCGGGCTAAGTTGTAATTGGAGTGCAGGTAGAAGCCTCCTTTCACTTCTTCGGTGAGTTCCGAGAAAACAATGCACCGCTGGTAGTAATCTTTCGACTTCTCGAAATCCTTGTAGCGGTTCTGCATCAACCAGCCTAAAAAATAGGTGGCGTAGCGTCCGCTAGTAGCTTCGTAGCTAGGCATGCCCTGATTGAGCTTGGACAGGATTTCCAGGCTCAGGCGCTCACATTCGCGAAAGTCGCCAAGGTTGAAGCACGACAACGCGTAGAACCGTTGGAAATAGCCGTTGTCGGGGTAAGTCTTGGCTAAGCTACGGGCAATAGGAGCAGCCGCTTCCCAGTTGTTCTCCTCGTTGTTGAGAATGCGCATCAAAAAGACCTTGGCTTCCGGACCCACGTAGAAGCCATTCTCAGCCACACTGCGCAACTGTTGTAATCCTAGCTGCTTGTTCCCTTTCGGAAACAATAGCAATACAGGCTTTAACAGCGGGTAGTTAGTGGGAATCCAGACAGCATAATAATTGAAAAGCGCCTGTCCGAACAAGAATTCTGGACTCAGCCCATTGGCTTCTTTGCTTAGCTCTAAATACTTCAGGGCGCGCTTGGCGCTAATAGTGGCCTTGGGCCAGTTAGAACGCTCGGCATTCAACCGCCCATCAAAGCCATAAGCAGCTGCCAAGAAAAAGCAAGCCTCGTAGTTCTTATCATCAGCATCAAACTGTGCTTCTGCCTTTTGGATGGTGGTATCCATGTAAGCAAAGAACAGTTTGTCGTATTGCTTGGTCTTGATATTAGTAGGCACGATTTTCCACCATTGACTGAGCCCCATCAGAAAATAAGGCATTGGGTGGTTGGGATAACGCCGCCGCAATGAGCGGAACTGTTTTTCAGCTCGGTCATATTTGCAGTTATACAAGTTCTGCACGGCCCCTTCCAACTCAGTCTGGATATCTTTGTCCAGCAAGAGCCAACCTTTGGTGTTGGCTGTGGGCATGATATCGACGTTCTCGGTTTCGATATTGCGGATGGGAGAAGACGACCGGGTGGTATCGGCCCGCTGTGCTAGTGCCAGAAAAGGCAACAACAACAGTAACAGGATAAATCGGAGGCGAAGAATCATAGAAACAGTTACTTGCAGGTACTACTACGGCGTGGGCCGCAGCAGTGCCCCCCAGTGGGACAACTAAAGTATGGCTTTTGTCCTAGTTTTGAATAAATAACTGCTCGTTATGAAGCTTTTACACACCTTATGTCGCATTGCGGCACCTTCCGGAAACGAAGCGCCACTCACGCAGTATCTTTTAGAGTACATCAAGGAACAGCAAAGCAACTGGCTGGTTCAACCTACCATCCTAGCCGGAGACGAATGGCAGGATTGTATTATGTTGGTCTTCGGCGCGCCGCGCACAGCTGTTTTTGCCCATATAGATAGTATCGGATTCACTGTCCGCTATGGTCAACAGCTTGTGCGGATTGGTGGCCCGGTTGTAGAAGCTGGCTCCCGCCTCGTGGGGCGCGATGCACAAGGCGAAATAGAATGTGAGCTAACCATCGACGAGGAAACCGGGGAAATAGGCTATGAGTTCACGCGCGAGATTGAGCGGGGCACCGAACTAACCTTCCGTTGCGACTTCCGCGAGACAGAAACTACTGTACAAAGCTGCTATCTCGATAATCGCCTCGGCGTGTGGAACGCATTGCGGCTTTGCGAAACTCTTGAAAATGGCATTGTTGCCTTTAGCTGCTGGGAAGAACACGGCGGCGGCTCGGTAGCCTATCTAGCCAAGCATATCTACGAAACCTACGGTGTGCGGCAAGCTCTGATTTCGGACATTACCTGGGTAACTGAAGGCGTGCAGCCAGGGCAAGGTGTTGTCATCTCCTTGCGCGACTCACTTATTCCCCGTCGTGCCTATGTAGAGCGCATTCGCCGTATTGCGGAGGCATCTGGTGTAGCGCATCAACTAGAAGTGGAAGGCAGCGGCGGCTCTGATGCGAAAGAATTGCAACATGGTGCCCAACCTTGGGACTGGTGCTTTATCGGTGCTCCCGAAAACAATGTGCATTCTCCTGACGAGATAGTAGACAAGCGCGACATCGCCAGCATGCTGGAACTGTACCAAGTATTGATGAGAGAATTGTAAGGACTATAGAGGAAATATATGGAATCAAGCACAAATTTGAAGTTTACTAATTACTCATCTTACTCAATAGCGTGTCGGTACTAACTTCTACATCCAGTAAAACAGTTGAGCATCTATCGTATCAAGAGCTTGATATTCTGCATTCTCTGCGTGGTTTCTGTGCTTTCTATGTGGTAATATTTCATGCCAAATTTATTCTCTGGTCTGGGGGAAACCAGTATTTACAGATGCACCCGCGTGCCACGTGGCAGATACTCGATTACATTCTTTTCGGGCTTGACATGTTTAGCGCGGCAGGCTATGAGATGGTTATCTTTTTCTTCACGCTATCAGGATTCTTTATTCGGTATGCGCAACTGCGTAAACATCGGCGTCCAATAGCCTTTTATATCAACCGGATAGTTCGCATTTATCCTCCCTATTTGTTTTCGGTGCTATTGGCCTGCGGCGTGTTGCTTGCACTTGGTATACTAGCGCCAGAAGCTTTAACTGGGGCTCCGGAAAGGGAGTTGAATCCTGCTTTGCAGGAAGCAAGACAACAATTATTGAATTTTCACCTTTCCGATTTGCTGCTAGTAGTTGGCTTCTTGAAGAACAACGAGTTTTACACTGGTTACAACGAAGTGTATTGGTCATTGCTACCAGAAGCGTTGTTCTATCTAGGAGTGCCCTTATTCTTCTGGCGAATCAAATGGTACTACATAATCTCTGTGCTGATTTATGTGTTTAATCTCTTCAACTCGTCATTAGTAATTGATAATGCGATAGTCAATTATATGTTGACATATAATTTCTACTTCGCAATTGGGGTAGCACTGTATGACTTGGTGATATTCACTGAATGGCTTCGCTGGGTAAGAAGAGTTTCCAGCAAGCTGCTTTTTGTAGTAGCTGTAATGCTATTCGGGTTGATGCTTGTAGCCGCAGTGACCAAGCTCAAACCTCTATCAGGGACTCTTGCTGCTATTCTAGCATTCTTAAGTATATCTTCTTTGCTAGCGGGTAAGGTGTCGCCTAAGAATTGGCTGGTACGAGCCACGCACTCTATTGGAATATACAGCTTCTCACTTTATCTGTATCATTTCCCTCTCCTGATACTGTGCTATGCAGGGCTAGTATGGCTGACAGGTGATTTAGTTATCTACGCGCGCTATTACTGGCTAGCAGTGCCCTTAGTGACTATGCTTAGTTACGCATTGTATTTGGTAACGGAACGAGCATCCGTGAACTACTTTAGAAAAGTATAGCCGCGGGGAAAGCGCAGAGTGACTTGAATATTAGGTAATAAACTTTATTTTACCCATTCGATTCTTGTTTCTCTACACTTCCAACCCCACCGCTTTATGATGAGTTTTCTATACGTCGTGCCCGCACTTGGGCTACTGGCTTTAGTGTACACGTGGTTTCGCTCTGGCTGGGTAAGCCGGCAGGATGCCGGAGACGAGCGCATGCGCACCATTGCCGGCTATATCGCCGATGGGGCTATTGCTTTCCTGAAAGCAGAATACAGGGTGATGGTGTTCTTCGGCCTTATTGCTGGCGCCTTCCTATTTTATCTGGGCAGTACAGGTGAAAAATCCAGCCCTATAATTGTCATTGCCTTTGTCATTGGAGCCCTGCTGTCGGCGGCGGCTGGGTTTATTGGGATGAAGATTGCCACGAAAGCGAATGTGCGTACGGCGCAAGCTGCGCGTACCAGTCTCTCAAATGCCCTGAACGTATCCTTCTCAGGAGGCTCAGTGATGGGTATGGGCGTAGCCGGCTTAGCCGTGTTGGGATTGGGCTCGCTGTTTATTGTGTTCTACCAGCTATTCGTAGTGAACACGGGAGGTAGTGCTAACGGCGTTGAGATGGAAACCGCTCTTGAAGTGCTAACCGGCTTTTCCCTCGGAGCCGAAAGCATTGCGCTTTTCGCTCGGGTAGGAGGAGGAATTTATACCAAGGCTGCTGACGTTGGAGCCGACCTGGTAGGCAAAGTGGAAGCCGGTATTCCAGAAGACGACCCTCGCAACCCCGCCACCATTGCCGACAACGTAGGGGATAACGTGGGCGACGTGGCTGGGATGGGAGCTGACCTGTTTGGATCCTATGTCGCGACCATCTTAGCTACGATGGTGCTAGGGCGCGAAGTGGTAGCCAATGGCGACCAGTTTCAGGGTCTTTCCCCCATCTTGCTGCCTATGGTAATTGCCGGCATGGGCATTGTAGCCTCCCTGATAGGCATTCTATTGGTACGCGTAAAAGAAAACGGCAACGTGCAAGCCGCCCTCAACTTCGGCAACTATGTGTCGGTAGCAGTGTCGGCAGCAGCATCCTACTTCATCATCCGCTGGATGCTCCCAGCAGGTGACTTGATTATCGGTCGGCCTGGTTCGGTGCCATTCAATTCCCTGGATGTTTTCTGGGCAGTAGTAGTAGGCTTGGTAGTGGGTACACTGATGAGTATTATCACGGAGTATTATACGGCCATGGGAAAGCGGCCCGTGCTGAGCATTGTACGCCAGAGCAGCACTGGGCACGCTACCACCGTAATCGGGGGCATATCGGTGGGCATGGAATCGACGGTGCTACCAATTATCGTGCTGGCGGCTGGTATCGTACTTAGCTTCGAGTGTGCGGGCCTCTACGGAGTGGCCATTGCGGCAGCCGGTATGATGGCCACTACAGCTATGCAGTTGGCTATTGATGCCTTTGGACCTATTGCCGACAATGCTGGCGGAATTGCCGAGATGAGTGAATTGCCCAAGGAAGTACGGGAGCGTACCGATATTCTGGACGCCGTAGGCAACACCACAGCAGCCACGGGCAAGGGCTTCGCTATTGCTTCGGCTGCTCTTACCTCGCTGGCTCTTTTTGCGGCGTTCATGGGCACGGCCAAAATCACCTCCATCGACATCAGCAATGCCCGCGTGCTGGCGGGGTTGTTCGTTGGCGCTATGATTCCTTTTATCTTCTCGGGACTGGCTATTGCAGCCGTGGGCCGGGCGGCTATGGCGATGGTGCAGGAAGTGCGGCGCCAATTCCGTGAGATTCCTGGCATCATGGAAGGCACTGGCCGGCCGGAGTATGAGAAGTGCGTAGCTATTTCCACCCAGGCTGCCATCCGCGAGATGATGCTGCCAGGTGCCATTGCGCTCATCGTCCCTATCATTATTGGCTTTGCTTTCGGTCCTGAAGTACTGGGTGGTACCTTGGCTGGCGTCACGGTGAGCGGAGTGCTGATGGCCATCTTCCAAAGCAATGCCGGGGGAGCTTGGGACAATGCTAAAAAGTCGTTTGAAAAGGGCGTGATGATTGATGGCGTGATGCAATACAAAGGTTCAGATGCGCACAAAGCTTCTGTTACTGGCGATACCGTTGGCGACCCTTTCAAGGATACCTCTGGTCCTTCCATGAACATTCTCATCAAGCTCATGAGCATTGTGTCCCTGGTGATTGCGCCACACATTGCTGCTCCCGATCGTGGAGTTGCCCCTGCCCAAGGAAAACGCCCCATTGATATGCAGGCCCGCCCCCATGTGCGCTACACCGACTCCGGGGCGCACGCGACAGAAGCGCTGTTCGTGCTGCTGCGTCAGCAACTGTAGTACCTGGCTTGAACCGAATGGTCCTAGCTAGTATGCCGCTCGAAGACGGATGGTCCTGCTATCTGTACAGCAGCACTCGGCGGTAACCATTCTACTGGGCTGTAGACAGAAGAGCCGCCTTTCCGTACCGGGGAGGCGGCCTTTTCTATTACCTTTGACGGCTCGCTCCCCTGCGGCCCAACCCCATACGGATGAACCCGGATCATATCTCGCTGCATAACAAACAGTTTGAGCCCTATTTATCGGCTGAGCGCCTTATGGCGGCAATCACTGAACTTGCCGTGCAGCTCAACCAGGAGTACGCCAACAAAACACCTCTCTTTGTGGCAGTGCTCAATGGCTCGTTCATGTTCGCTGCCGACTTGATGAAAGCCATGCATATTCCTTGCGAAATCTCTTTCATTCGAGTCGCTTCGTACCAAGGAACCAGTAGCACAGGTAAAGTACAGGAGGTGTTAGGCCTTACGGAGGATATAGCTGGCCGCCACGTCGTAGTTCTCGAAGACATTGTGGATACCGGGCACACCATGAAAATGCTGCTCGATACACTAGGTGCTCAAGCACCAGCCTCCTTGGAAGTAGCCACATTGTTCATGAAGCCCGAATGCCTGCAGCATGAGCTGGCTATCCGGTACGTGGGGCTCAGTATTCCCAACGACTTCATTGTTGGCTATGGCCTCGACTATGATGGCTTGGGCCGCAACTACCCAGATGTGTACAAGGCAGTGTAACCTACCTTCGGGAATCAGCAGCTAAAATTCGCTGGTGAGCCTAGTAGCTTTAACTTTCCTTGCTTATCTTTCTCAACCCCATCTAATTTTTTCCTGATAAACCCACACGCTATGCTGAATATCGTGCTTTTCGGCCCGCCTGGTGCCGGCAAAGGAACGCAGAGCCAGAAGCTGATTGCCCGTTACAATCTAGTGCACCTTTCCACCGGTGACTTGCTCCGTTCCCAAATTGCGCAAGGTACCGAACTAGGCCTGCGTGCCAAGAAGCTCATGGACGAAGGGTTGCTTGTGCCTGATGAGGTAGTGATTGGCATGATTGAGAGCCAACTAGCTGGCAATACCGGAGTAGCTGGCTTTATCTTCGACGGCTTTCCACGTACTGTGCCCCAAGCCGAAAGCCTCGATGCCCTTATGCAGCGCTACGATACCGGTGTATCCTGCATGATAGCCCTGGAAGTAGCCGAAGAGGAACTGGTGAAACGCTTGCTCGAGCGTGGCAAAACCAGCAACCGCACCGACGACCAAGACGAAACCAAGATCCGCAAACGTGTAACGGTGTACAACACCGAAACGGCGCAGGTGGCTGGATTCTACGCTGCACAGCATAAATTTCATGCCCTAAACGGTATTGGAGGCATTGACGAAATATTTCAGCAAATCTGCACCATCATCGACCAGCACCAAGCTGCTACCACCGAAGATACCCGGCAGGCAACCGACGAAGTAAAAGCGTAACTTTGCGGCCATAACCGCGCGAGTCTATCATCCTGACGCAGGAAGGACCTTATCACGTAAGAACGGTTGTTGTCACAACGACTTTTCTTGTTTGGTAAGGTCCTTTTTTTCAATGTGCCGGCTACGGATGGTAGCTATTTTGGGGTAGGCCCCCTATCAGTTTTAATTCAGCATTTTTCTCAGTGGCTTCTAATAACTTCATCGACTACGTCAAAATCAACTGCCGCTCCGGAGCGGGCGGAGCGGGTTCACACCACTTTTTCCGTGCCAAAGGCCTGCCAAACGGCGGCCCTGATGGTGGCGACGGTGGCCGTGGTGGTCATATTATCTTGGAGGGTAATTCGCAGCTTTGGACTTTGCTGCACTTGCAATACCAAAAGCATTTAATTGCCAAACCGGGACAGGGCGGTGGCGAAAACCTGCGCACTGGCGCGCAAGGCGACGATATTATTATTCAAGTGCCGCTAGGCACTATTGCTCGTGATGCCGAAACGGGTGAGAAGAAGCTGGAAATCACGGAACACGGCCAGCGCCTCATTCTTACCCCTGGTGGCCGTGGTGGCCTCGGCAACGACCATTTTAAATCCGCTACCAACCAAGCACCAACCTACGCGCAGCCTGGTGAGCCGGGCATCGACGAGTGGGTGATTCTGGAGCTGAAGCTACTGGCTGACGTAGGATTGGTTGGTTTCCCGAACGCAGGCAAAAGCACGTTGCTTTCCGTTGTGTCGGCGGCGAAACCCAAGATTGCAGACTACGCCTTCACCACTCTCACGCCCAACCTAGGTGTGGTAGCTTACCGCGACTACAAGTCGTTTGTAATGGCCGATATCCCGGGCATTATAGAAGGTGCCGCAGAAGGCAAAGGGCTAGGCACCCGCTTCCTGCGGCACATTGAACGTAACTCCATCCTGTTGTTCACGATTGCCTGCGACAGCCCAGACATTGCCGCTGAATACAACGTGCTACTAAGTGAGCTAGAGCAGTTCAACCCGGAGCTATTGGATAAGAACCGCCTGCTGGCTATCACTAAATCCGATATGCTGGACGAAGAGTTGGAAAACGAAATCCGCAGTACACTGCCTACGGATTTGCCGAGCGTATTTATCTCCAGCCTAGCGAACAAAAATATTCAGCAACTAAAAGACCTGATCTGGCATGCACTGCATGCATAACAATGGCAAACAAACCGTACTAACTAATTCTTGAACTTGGCAATCAACCTTTTCCCAGGATAGATAACATTTCGGCGGAAATAATATCTGTAGTAGGAAAAGTATTTATAAAGTTTGAAGTAGATATTCTTTTGCAGGTTGCTCTTGAAATGACCTAGCATCAAAATATTATTCACCGAATAGTTGAATAGACTATCCGGTGCGAAATAATCTTCCCAAGCTTTACGGGCTAACCTAGATTTGATAGCCCAGTTGATTTCTTCTCGCTCAAGAACAGCGGGTATGGTGTGGACCTTATCTTCTGGAATGAAAATGGCAAATTCTTCCCAAGTAGGACCAGCAGGCCGCACCCAGTCATCGGATATAATAACGGGTACTCGACCAGCCTGCATTGTCTCGAACAAGCGAATAGAGGAAGTTCCTATACCCTTGGGGCACAGAATGAATTTGGTATTGGCAATAAGATCGGCGTATTGAATCTGTAAATCCTGGGGCTTCTGATCACTGTACATCTTTTGGTCAGACGTAATAATAACTGCACGTTTATGGTGCAGTTTCATTATTTCCTTCCTTGGCTTGGACTGTGGGTTTCCGTAGAAAGAGAAGAGATAGTCAGGCGTTTCCGAAAAGTCGCACCGTATATAGGGGTTTATGCTTTCTATATAGCAGGTTGCGCAAATCTTGTCGCCATCAAATGCATTTTTGGGAATGCATGTGTATAAACCAGGTAATATGAACCACGGTACATCGTGGGCATTATACATGAAAACTTTGTTCGGATATTTCTTAACTATAGGATGACTCTTTAATTTCCTGAAAAAAGGGTCATGGTGATACCTGGAATTCTCTATAAATAAAATAATGTCTGCTATTTCAGGCGCATCTACTATCTGGTGCTGCTTGTATTTGTCTAGATGCGCATCTTTGAGAAATGTACTTAGCGGTTCAGGATCTTCATAAGCAGACGTTATGAAGACCTTAGCAGCTAAACTAGAAACCTGGTTGGTACCCATAGGTATAAGGTTAATGCACTTATAAATAGCAAGTTGCGTACTCCCATATAGCTTCGGGTGGTACGCAACTTACTGTTTATAAATTAGCTAACAACAGAATTGTCGCTGGAGAGAATAGCAACCGTATTGGCCGAATTGAAATGAGCAGCTTGCTCAGCGCGGAGTTGGTCGATAAGGCGACCTTCCGGCAAAATCACATCGTCGTATGTAAGCACTTCGTCGCGTGCTATATCGCGGCGTAGAATGCAGCCTTCCGCAACGCCGATAGGGAGCAAGTTCTCTGTGAGCGTAACGTCGGCATTTTCGGCCAAGCCGTAGGTGTGATAATGGCCAATACCATCTAACTGCTGCCCGGCCTTAAGGTCGATTTTAGCGGCTGTAACTACCTCAACGCGCATAGGGCCAGCTGGTGCTAGCGCCGCATCTTGGAAGAGAACAGCACGTGCCACTGTAGTTGGTGTTTCGAAGTGGCAAAGGTGATAAGGCGTGTAGAAGCAGTACAGCGGCCCAGGGCCTAGCTTGTAGAGCTTTAGGTAGTGCTGCTGAACCGGATCTTCGATAGTTCCCAAGACAAAAACTCCTGGTCCAGGCTCTGCGCCTACTACATAGTCTACAATGCCAGGGCCACCATTAAGTAGTGGCTCATGAGGATACCATTCGGCAGCTTTCGTGATGGGAGTACCTGGCTCGACGGTAGGGCCTAGCATACCACGGCGTGCTACGCGCATATTCAGGGCGTTAGCAATAACGGCCTGCTCGAAGCTGATTTTGCTGCCATCAGCGAAACTAGTAACCATGCTAGGGTTCTGCCCCCATTGCCGAGCAAACCCTTCCTGCGTGGTTGGGTTGCGGTACGGGTCGTGGAGGCCCTTGATGTTACCGCACAGCACTGGCGTCACACCAATTCCTTTCACAAAGCGGGCAAGGTTGAGCGTCACGCCCGGCTGGTCTCCGTCCGAAACAGTGTATACCACACCAGCACGGTCGGCGTATACTTTCAGAATGGCACCTACTGTGCCGTCGAGTTCGGCGTTGAGAAGGATGATGTGTTTGCCGTGTCGGATGGCTTCCATTACCACATGGGCACCGTGCTCCACGGCCCCTGTTACTTCAATTATGGCATCAATGCCTTCGGCACGGCTCACTAGGAGGGCGTCATCGGTGATGGCGGGCTGTCCTAGCTGGATGCAAGCTTCCAACTGCTCAACGCTACCTACTTCCCGAACACCAGTTACTCCGGCATTGGTATAGGCCTGTCGGGCGTTATCGATGGTGCGGTTGGCAATAGCTACTAACTCCATACCCGGAGTGTAGCGGCAAATTTGGTGGGCTACACCACGGGCCATAAAGCCGGCGCCTATCATGGCTACTCTTATAGGCTTACCGGCCAACTGCCGCTTCTGAAGTGCTGTATCAACAAGTATCATTCTAGTAATATTGAAAAGGAGTTAGAAGACCCGCTCATGGAAAAAAGCGGCAACAAGCATACAAACCCGCCAAACAATGAAGTTTGGCGGGTTTCATGTACATGGATAGGCTATTTTGCCTCTAGGTGTTGGGGAGTGAATACAAAATCAGGATGCTGGCTGTCCTTCTCTGAAACTAGGACAGGCTTGGCAGGCCACTGGATGCCGATCGTGGGATCATTCCAGCGCAAGCCACGCTCTGCACCGGGAGCGTACTTAGCGGATACCTGATACGTAACGTCGCTGTTGTCAACGAGCGTGAGAAAACCGTGCGCAAAGCGGCCCGGCACAAATAGCATGCGGAACGAATCAGCCGTTAGCTCAACTCCAATCCACTGGCCATACGTGGGAGACTCCTCGCGCAAGTCCACGATA is from Hymenobacter tibetensis and encodes:
- a CDS encoding NAD(P)H-dependent oxidoreductase gives rise to the protein MILVDTALQKRQLAGKPIRVAMIGAGFMARGVAHQICRYTPGMELVAIANRTIDNARQAYTNAGVTGVREVGSVEQLEACIQLGQPAITDDALLVSRAEGIDAIIEVTGAVEHGAHVVMEAIRHGKHIILLNAELDGTVGAILKVYADRAGVVYTVSDGDQPGVTLNLARFVKGIGVTPVLCGNIKGLHDPYRNPTTQEGFARQWGQNPSMVTSFADGSKISFEQAVIANALNMRVARRGMLGPTVEPGTPITKAAEWYPHEPLLNGGPGIVDYVVGAEPGPGVFVLGTIEDPVQQHYLKLYKLGPGPLYCFYTPYHLCHFETPTTVARAVLFQDAALAPAGPMRVEVVTAAKIDLKAGQQLDGIGHYHTYGLAENADVTLTENLLPIGVAEGCILRRDIARDEVLTYDDVILPEGRLIDQLRAEQAAHFNSANTVAILSSDNSVVS
- the rfbC gene encoding dTDP-4-dehydrorhamnose 3,5-epimerase encodes the protein MIFTPTKLAGAFIIDVERRTDERGFFARSWCEDEFAAHGIHMPPLQANLSSNPLQGTLRGMHYQLAPHEETKLVRCTRGAIYDVIVDLREESPTYGQWIGVELTADSFRMLFVPGRFAHGFLTLVDNSDVTYQVSAKYAPGAERGLRWNDPTIGIQWPAKPVLVSEKDSQHPDFVFTPQHLEAK